A single Triticum dicoccoides isolate Atlit2015 ecotype Zavitan chromosome 2A, WEW_v2.0, whole genome shotgun sequence DNA region contains:
- the LOC119355498 gene encoding protein-L-isoaspartate O-methyltransferase-like, giving the protein MSLAAAASPSCRFLSPSTAARRRFLHHLLAAPPRPPQLRRCSPYHWMAQFWTEGSLEKNNALVEYLKQYGVVRTDKVAEVMETIDRALFVPEGFTPYIDSPMPIGYNATISAPHMHATCLELLKDHLQPGMHALDVGSGSGYLTACFAMMVGPEGRAVGIEHIPELVAASTENVERSAAAALLKDGSLSLHVSDGRLGWPDVAPYDAIHVGAAAPEIPRPLLEQLKPGGRMVIPVGTYSQDLQVIDKSSDGSISTRNDASVRYVPLTSRSAQLQDS; this is encoded by the exons ATGTCCCTCGCCGCCGCAGCCTCCCCGTCGTGCCGCTTCCTGTCGCCCTCCACGGCCGCCCGCCGCCggttcctccaccacctcctcgccGCGCCCCCGAGGCCGCCGCAGCTTCGTCGCTGCTCCCCGTACCACTGGATGGCG CAATTTTGGACTGAAGGATCACTGGAGAAGAACAACGCTCTGGTTGAATACCTGAAACAGTATGGTGTTGTTCGAACAGATAAAGTGGCAGAAGTTATGGAAACTATCGATCGAGCCCTATTTGTACCAGAGGGCTTTACCCCTTACATTGACAGTCCTATGCCTATTGGTTACAATGCAACGATATCTGCTCCTCACATGCATGCAACCTGCTTAGAACTTTTGAAGGATCATTTACAGCCAGGCATGCATGCTCTAGATGTTGGATCAG GCAGTGGCTACTTGACAGCTTGTTTTGCAATGATGGTCGGACCAGAAGGTCGCGCAGTGGGGATTGAACACATTCCTGAGCTTGTTGCTGCTTCAACTGAAAATGTTGAACGGAGTGCTGCAGCAGCACTACTGAAGGATGGTTCACTTTCTCTTCATGTTTCAG ATGGAAGGCTCGGCTGGCCGGATGTGGCGCCATACGATGCTATTCATGTGGGCGCAGCGGCACCCGAGATCCCTAGGCCGCTGCTAGAACAGCTGAAGCCTGGCGGGCGGATGGTCATACCCGTCGGCACATACTCTCAGGACCTGCAGGTGATCGACAAGAGCTCCGACGGATCCATCAGCACCCGCAACGATGCCTCTGTTCGCTACGTCCCTCTCACCAGCCGCTCTGCTCAGCTGCAGGACAGCTGA